ATTCTTGGCGCCAAGCACAAGAGGTTACAGGGCCTGACAGCTCAGTTAATCCGTATACGTGAAGCACGTCGAAGCCGACCGCCTCAGCACGCTTCAAGACAATGGCGGGCGGCGCCGACCCGGCGGTCATCAGATGTACTGTGCGTGGGAGCTTCGTTCCACGGTTTTCAAGTTCGGTCACCGCCATGTTTAAGACGATGGGAGCGCCGCAAAGGTGCGTGATGTCTTCTTTGATGAGTGCATCCACGATATCAGACGCAACGGGTGCGCGTAAGCAAACATTGGTTCCTGCTTTGGACGCAAGGATCCACGGGAAACACCAACCATTCGCATGAAAAATGGGCAAAGCCCACAAGTACCGTGGATGTCGTGGCAGTGACCATTCGTGAGCCTGGCCAAAACTAACCAGGTAAACTCCGCGATGATGGAACACGACGCCTTTAGGGTCGCCAGTTGTTCCAGATGTGTAGTTGAGGGCGATGGCATCCCATTCGTCATCCGGGTAAATATCGTCTTGGTGCAAGGGTGTTGCCGGTGCAATGAACGTCTCATAGTCCTCGCCCTGCAGCGAAACTTCACCTTCAAACTGTGGATCCGGGATGAGGATGATGCGTGGCTTGACTTCGCAAAGACTGAGCGCGGCTTCAGCCAAATCAGCGAGCGCCACATCAACAAATAGAATTTCGCATTCCCCATGGTCCAGGATAAAGGCGATTCCGGCGCCATCCAAGCGGGTGTTGAGCGCATTGATGACACCACCGGAAAATGGGATGGCATAGGTCAGCTCAACGCTTTCAAATGTGTTCCGACACAGGATCGAAACCGTGCTGTCTTTTGTGACACCAGCATCTTTGAGGGCCGCTCCAATTTTGAGGCAGCGTTGAAACGTATCGGCCCAAGACTGTGTTCGATCGTCTTGGACAATCGCATCGTCATCGGGGTAGGCGGTGGCAGCATAACGCACGAATGCGTTCGGTGTGAGCGGCATATGGTTCGCTTGAACCTTACCGAGGCCTGCATCGTATTTTCCAGCCATTTGCTGCTCCCGTGATATGTGCGTCTTGTGTTGTTTTAGATCTTTGAGAAATCGCCATGGCGTCCGGCGCCATCGCTAAACCGACCAGCGCCGGAAATGCCGTCTTTACGGAGGGTCTCAAGGCCGTTGGCCCATTCGAGTTTGAGGCCATCGCGGACAGAAAGATGGCGTCCTTCGATTACAGTGCGACGGTCGGCGAGCATTGTCGATTGAGGAAAGCGGGCGATCTCATGGGCAATTGCTTGAGCGGCCTCAAGTGCGGTTCCGTCTTCAACAACGCGTTCACACAACCCGATTTTGTAGCACTCTTCGGCTTCTACTTTGCGGCCTGTTAGAACCAAATCGAGTGCTTTGCCTTGTCCAACCAGACGCGGCAGTCGGATTGTTCCTCCGTCAATGAGAGGGACACCCCAGCGCCGGCAATACACACCCATATAGGCGCTCTCTGCCATGACGCGCATATCGCAAAGCAGCGCCAGTTCCATGCCCCCTGCAACTGCAGGACCCTCGATTGCTGCAATCATCGGCTTATTAAGCTCCATACGAGAAGGTCCCATCAGCGCACGCGGAGGGTCCCCACCGCCAATCGGAAAGGCCATCGCATCGACGACATCGCGTTGGAAATCCTCATCTTTGAGTGAGGCCGCGTACTTCAGATCCCACCCGGCACAGAATGTACCACCTGAGCCGTAGAAAACGCCAGCAAGCGCGTCGCTTTCTTCGAATTTAGTGAACGCCTCGGTCAAAGCATCAGCCGCTTCCGGCGAAACCGCATTTCTTGCATCCGGGCGGTCATGCACAATGGTCCAGACCGGACCGTCCTCGAGAATTTTTACACTCATCATATAATCCTAATTTTGGTGCTTTTTGACCAGGCTTAAGCCCAAACGGGAGGGCGGTTTTGTATCCATGGGGCCGCGCGCTCGAGTTCTCCCGCTAGCGAAAGCAAAAGGTCGTCTTTCCCGAAGCCAGCGGTCAGCATGACACCAACGGGCAGACCGTCTTTGGTCTGGTGAAGGGGCAGGGAAATAGACGGCTGCCCAGTCGCATTCTGAAATCCCGATATGTACCACATATCGTATTTCTCATCGCCCTCATGCAGCTGAGCACCAGTGACCCGGCTATACTCGCCAATCTTTATAGGTGGGCTACTCACGCACGGTGTAACCAATACATCATAGTCTTCATGAAACTGACCCATTTCGCGCGCGACTTGGCGAAGGGTTTCTTGACTGTGCAGAACCTGAGGACCCGTGACCCTCTGAGAGTATTCGTACATTTTCCACGAGAACGGTTCAAACATATCCTCGCTTAATGCGCCGCCCTCGGCTTGTTTAATCGCTTCGAATCCAGCGCCAACGACTGCGAGACCTACAATTCGCATGCCGGTCATTAGTCGTTCTAACGAAACAGCTGGGAGTTTTTCTTCAACATCATGACCTAAGCCGGAGAGTAACTTTGCGGCATTATCCGCAGCTATCTTGCATTCGGGGTGCATCGCTCCGGGTTTGACCCAATGGTCGCTGTAATAAGCAATTTTCAGGCGCTTTGGTGGGTGGTCCAATGCGCTAATGTAGGTCGAAGCCGGCTTCGGCGTTCCATATGGGTCTCCAATGCCGGGACCAGAAACGCAGTCGAGCATCGCTGCGGTGTCTCGCACCGTCCGAGAAACAATATGATTGATGCCCATTCCATACGCCACCTCGCCCGCGACCGGGCCGGCAGGGGTTAAGCCACGCGAAGGCTTGTGTCCGACCAAGCCACAACACGAGGCGGGAATCCGAATGGATCCTCCTCCATCATTGGCATGGGCCATTGGGACAACTCCGGCTGCGACAAAGGCGGCCGAGCCGCCTGAAGAGCCTCCAGGTGTTCGCGACGTATCCCACGGATTTAGGGTATCTCCATAGGCGTTCGACTCCGTGATCGGAATAAGCGCCATCTCAGGGACCGTCGTTTGTCCGATAGGGATCGTGCCGCTATTCAAAAAACGCTCTGTGAGCGTGTCAGTATGCTGCGCGACATTGTCTTTGCGAAAAGAGAGCGACATGGTCGAAGGCCAACCTTCACGATCTCCGCCATAATCTTTCAACAAGAATGGAACACCGGCAAAGGGCCCATACCTTCCTGTTCCTGCATCGGTCGACTTAGCTTCTTCGCGCGCTTGATCGTAAGCCTTGTACATCAAAGCGTTGAGAACCGGATCGTGTTTTTCCGCGAGCTCAATTGCGCAATTCACGAGCTCCGTAGCCGACACGTCTTTGCGTCGCACGAGGTCCGCAAGACCAAGTCCGTCATATTCAGAGTATTCAGACGTTTGCATGCATGCCTCCAACTTTTTCACGGACCTTGCGAAGGCCTGCAAGAGCTACATCCAACATCTGATCGATGTCCGCATCGGTCATAACGGTCGACAATAGCATTCCACCGCGACCCAGCGGTAAGATCCCATTATTGATGAAATGATCAAAGAAAATCGCAGGGCCTTTTCCAGAGATTTTGGCATTTACAATATCTCGAAAACTCTGCGGCTCTGTGTCTGTGAACAAGTATCCGATCATGGATCCGTGTCCGTTCACGTGCCCCGCGACACCGGCAATGCTAAATGCCTCTTTTAGACCCTGCCGCGTTTTTTCGCCCAAGCGCGCAAGATGATCAAACGCGTCATGATCGAGGAGCTTCATGCAGGCAATTCCCGCAGCCATCGACACTGGATGAGCATTGAACGACCCTCCATGAGGGACCCGCGATCTACCCGGCTGGGTAACGTCAAATACCTTCATTATCGACTTTTTTCCGCCAATCACGCCGATAGGAAGGCCGCCGCCTACAATTTTTCCAACGGCGCTAAGGTCTGGCACGATACCGTATTCTCCTTGCATGCCATTATACCCGCCACGTACGGTCATCACTTCATCGAAGATCAAAACAACATCGTTTTCGCTGCACCATTTTCGCATGGCTAGAAGGTAGGCAGACGTCGAAGGCAGATAACCCATGCGTGCCGGCACCGGATCCAGCAAAACACAAGACAGCTGCTCTTTGTTCCGGTTTAAAATTTCTAGCGACGTTTCGACGTCATTGAGCGGAAGAACAACGACGTCGTCCATCACGCCTTTAGTCGTGCCCTCTGCCGTCGCTACCGGTGAGGGAGCATTGTCGGGACCCCATTTGTCCGGCGTCGCGTTTTGGCTCACCTCAACAGCGTCGAATGTCCCGTGATACGCGCCTTCGACTTTTGCGATCTTGGGGCGCCCCTTGAACGCTCGTGCGGCTTTGATACAAAGCATCACAGCTTCTGTGCCGGAGTTGCAAAATCTCAACTGCTCGATCGATGGAATGCGATCGACAATAATTTCTGCAAGTTCAACTTCAAGTTCGGTGGGCGCCGCGACGCAGACGAGTTTAGCAACCTGATCCTGCACAGCCTTTACAATGTCTGGATGGCAATGTCCGTGGATTGCGGATGAAAAACTATTTACAAAATCCAGCCGACACACATTGTCTGCGTCCCAGAGTTTGGCGCCTTCGCCCCGCGCTGCATAGATCGGGTAGGGGGGGAAGTAGACGGTTTCTCGGCTGTTGCCGCCGGGCATAACTTCCAATGCGCGCTCAAAAAGGTGTGCGGAGTTACTATCGAAGTCGGGATGCATAGGTTTAACCTTCTCACAGAACTTGATTGCCGGAATACGCAATGAGTGACCAAAATTTGGGTCGATTGCGCTAAACCGAACTTGCGTTAATGTAATAACGGGTATATGAAGCTGTCAACTTGAAAAATTCGACCGATCACGAGAGGAGGCTGTGTATGGGCGCTCAAGAAATGGATCTTAAAGCGGCGATCGCGAAAGCCGAATCTCTCAATGCCAGTTTCCTTGCAGGAGACCGCCGAGCCGAAGCTGAGCATGTGGGCGCCTTGCTCGAAGAGTTTTCAAAAATTGATATGATGGATTTTACAAGCTTTGGAGAACCTGAGCCTGCCGGCCCCGGAGTGTCCACGCTAACTGTGCACTCCACGGACGAGACAATGGTTCTGATCGCTTTTTTGAAGGCCAATGCGGTTATGGCAGCACATGACCACAAGGACTTTATCGGTGGTATGCGCGTGCTGGAGGGGTCACTCAAAGTCGAGACATTTGCATATGTGCAGGGGCAGCGCCCTGATAAAATGGATATCGCCCAGCTTAAACGAGAAGATAGCGCGCAAATGGCGGCGGGAGAAACTGCGAGTATACTAAGCAATCAGTCGCAGATTCACCAAATCATTGCCGGAAAAGAAGGGGCGGTTTTCTTGGACGTATACACGATGTTCAATAGCCCCGGGTCATGTCGCTTCTACGATACGTCCGGAAGCGAAACGAACACCCAAGAAATTGAAGCCAAACCACTTATCGATATTGCAATTCATTAAAGGAGTAAGGCGCTGTGACGAAAAGTTCTAAACCGGGGGAAGGGCTATCCTTCTACGAGACATTGAGCATTCAGATGCAATTTGTCGTTCCCCTGATTAGGCGTCTTCAAGATGTGCTTGGTGAACAGGTCGTCATGGATGCGTTAGAAGAAGCAAACCGTCGAGAACAAGAAGCTGCACGCAACAGTTTTCCAGCCGGCGTCGAGGCCGATTGTAGCGGTTTGATCAAGAAGCTCGAATTCATCATGCACGACGCTCTGGAGTACGATGTCGTACGTTCTGATAAAGAGGCTGCCGAATTTGATGTCAAAAGTTGCGGGTACCAAAAACTGATGAAGGGCCTCGATGCGGAGGATATCGGATCAGCGATTATCTGCAATATGGACTACTCTTACGCCGAAAAAGCGGGAATGGAGCTTACGCGCACCCAAACCTGTATGAAGGGTGCATCGCACTGTGACTTTCGATATCGACCGCGCGCGGTAAAGCAGGAAAGTTCAGATAACCGCTCAGGCGGAGCAGATCGAGCGCAACTGGATATTTACAAACGAAAGGAAAGCTGACGTGTGGCGCGGCTCGATGATCGAAATTTCTAATTTCGCTGCTTAACCTCGGACACTGGATTGACGGTGCCTTGGGCAATCATTTCCCAGGTTTTGCGGAGTTCTTCTGTGAGTGACCGAGCAGGGTGCTTGTCGTGAAATTTGACCACGGCATAGCAAAGGTGACTGAGATTGTAGGCCAGTAGTGTTGGGTCGCATTTTTTCATGCTTCCGTCCTCTATGGCATCATTGACCAAATCGGTCATGATAATCATGAATTCCTCTCGCTTGTCGGCCAACAATTTGCGGGTGGGCGTGCTCAAAAGCTGGAAGTCAATTTCGGTGATGCAGCGCCCAAGATCACTCGCGGTGAATTCTCCATAGGCCACAAACATGTTTCCGAGGATGGTCGCTCCAGTACCCTCTAATTCATGTACGGCCCCGATTTTTTCGGCCATGGCTTCATCGGCAAGCTCAAAGACGCCCGCCATCACCGCATCTTTGTTCTTGAAATAATGATAAATCGTCGGCTTGCTCACCTTCAGTTCGTTGCAAATGTCACCGATCGTCGTGTGCGAGTAGCCCGCCACCGCAAATAACTGAGCCGCTGCGGTGAGGATTAATCTCTGCCGATCCTCAAACCCAGCTTTTTCCCGACGACCAATTTTTTTGGGACGCCTGCGAACGACATTAAGCGTATTGTTTTCATTGGTCATACAAGATGCTCCTATGAGGCATGAGTAGAGATTAAGTTATGCTTCAGGTGGGTTGCTATCAACCCGGTATAAAAAAAGCCCTTAATGTCGAACTGTTGCTTGGTCGAAAACACGAAGGCGCAGAAGCCCGCACGGCGATTGCGAGTCTGAAATCAGTCCTTTTTGCTTGACCTACCATTAGGTATAGTAATACGGGTTAGCTTAAATATCAGTTACCCACTTTTCAAAGGTTATCCATGACGTTTCGTGATGAAGAAGAATCCAACGAAATTGCAGCTCGCGTTCGTAATTTCATTTTGGAATCGGTTGTCCCGTTTGAAGGGGATAGCCGTATCGGAGCGCACGGGCCCAATGAGAGCTTGGTCACTGAGTTGCGCGAGCTAGCCAGAGCAGCCGGCGTCATGACACCGCATATTCTGGGTTCCGGTGAGCACCTATCGCAGCGCGGAACCGCGGTTGTCTTGAATGCGACAGGGTATTCGCCGCTCGGAAGTGTCGCTTGCAATACAATGGCACCGGATGAGGGCAATATGTTCTTGCTGGGGAAAGTGGCAAGCGCCGAGCAGAAAGAGCGCTTTCTTGCGCCGATGATCGCCGGTAAAGCACGATCAGCGTTTTTTATGACCGAGCCAGCACAAGAAAATGGCGCAGGGTCTGACCCTTCTATGATGATCACGACCTGCGCGCGTGACGGAGACCATTGGGTCATTAATGGGAAGAAGAACTTTATTACCGGTGTTGAAGGCGCGTCTGTTGGAATACTGATGGCAAAAGGAGAAGAGGGAGCTTCGATGTTCCTGATCGACCTCCCAAACCCGGCCGTGAAGATTGTGCGCATATTGGACACTATTGATCGCTCAATGCCCGGTGGCCATGCTCAGATATCTATAGACAATCTTCGCGTGCCAGAAAGCCATATTCTCGGCGAGCCTGGGAAAGGGTTTCGATACGCCCAAACCAGATTGGCGCCCGCACGTCTATCCCATTGCATGCGCTGGCATGGATTGGCCCAACGTGCGCAAGAAGATGCGATCGCATATGCGTGTCATCGCACCGCGTTTGGGCGACAGTTGATAGACCATGAGGGCGTGGGCTTCATGTTGGCCGAGAACCAAATTGACCTCAAGCAAACCGAGCTCATGATTCAGTGGTGCGCCGACGCATTAGATCGGGGAGAAACAGGTAACATTGAGAGTTCTATCGCCAAAGTTTCAGCCTCAGAAGCCCTTTTTCGGGTCGCTGACAGATGCGTCCAAGTGATGGGCGGAACAGGCGTTTCGCAAGACTCCATTGCAGAACAACTATTCAGGGAAGTTCGAGCATTTAGAATTTATGATGGCCCCACCGAGGTGCATAAATGGTCACTCGCGAAGAAAATCAAAAAACAATTTTCGTCACGCGATCAAGTTGGATCTGCGGTGGCGTCCCCAAAAATTGGGGCAAGGATATCGTGACGTCTGTTGATGCAGGCAATGTCGCGATTGGCAGTGAATTGGTGGGGACCAATTCGCTTTTGCAACGGGAATCGATATTTCTTCCGGGTCGATTTCCTGAAAACTACGGCCCATCGTCATTGCCGGTGGGCCGCTTTTTTGACGACAATGCTCTCGTTGATATCGAATCGAAGACAACAGAAGAATCGTAAGAATGAACCCTACACGCCGATCATTGCTTTTTCGTGGCTCCGTTCTTTTGGCAGGCACAATTCTGCCGGTCCCTTTCTTTAAAAACCTGCACGGTCGTCCTACGCTAATTGAGACCGCAGAGGCGCAAGATTTATTAGACACGATGGATGAGAAATCGGCCTTACGTGTTCTCAGCGACCGCCCCTTCAATGCCGAAACGCCAGTTCATTTGTTAGATGAACCCGTAACTTCGGCGGGTAACATGTTCGTTCGAAACAATGGCTCGATGCCAAGCCGGGAAGAGTTGTCGCCCGATCAATGGGAACTTCTCATCGACGGCGAAGTAGAGCGCCCACAGAAATTTTCGATTTCAGATTTGAAGAATAGTTTTGAGAACATCTCATTGCAGCTTCAAATCGAGTGTGGCGGAAACGGGCGGCGTTTTTATCATCCAGGTGCAAATGGGAACCAATGGTCATTTGGAGCCATTAGTTGTGCAGAATGGACCGGTGTCAGATTGGCTGATGTTTTAGCCGCCGCGGGTATTAAGTCCTCTGCCGTTTACACCGCTCATTACGGCGTCGATCGACACTTATCCGGAGATCCTACCAAAGTGCCCATCTCTCGCGGGGTGCCGATGGCAAAAGCGTTGGATCCGCACAATCTCATCGCTTGGGAGATGAACGGAGATTCAATCCCGTATTCAAATGGCTACCCTTTGAGGCTCATTGTTCCAGGATGGCCGGGTTCCTGTTCGCAAAAATGGCTGAATCGTATCTCATTGCGAGACGTCGTTCATGATGGTCCAAAGATGGAAGGTCAGTCTTATCGGGTCCCCGAATTTCCCGTCGCCCCGGGGACGAGTGTACCGGACTCTGCAATGAAAATCATTGAGTCCATGCCTGTGAAGTCGATCATAACGAATCCCGAAACGGGCCATAGGCAGGCCCCCGGCAAGCCTTTCGAGATCCGCGGACACGCCTGGGCGGGAGACAATAGCGTCGAGAAAATGGACATTTCAATCGATTTTGGTTCGACTTGGGCCCCTGCAGATTTATTGCCTGCAAAAAACAAATTCGCTTGGCAGCATTGGCGGGCAGAAATCAGCCTCCCGCAAGCAGGATACTATGAGGTTTGGGCTCGCGCTACAGATTCTAACGGTGCGGCGCAGCCACCCGTGCCGCCAAATTGGAATCCGCGAGGCTATTTGAACAATATGCAGCATCGAATTGCAGTTATTGCGGTATGACTTCGCGCAACTTGTCCTCCAGCGTCTTTTGGGTGGTAGCAGCCGCCGCTGTTGTGGTGCTGGCCGCGAGCTGGTTGCATAGACCCGGCCCTCTAGACTCCGACATAAGCGAGAATTCTCACTCGAAAACTGTTGCCGCGCTCGCTGATGCTTGGCCCGTTCAACCCACCGAATACCGACTGTATGCTGCCTTAGATCCTCATGCGGCCTTAAACGAAATTGATGAGGGGCCAGCGTTTGATCCACTTGATGACTATTTTGGGTTGCCGCGTGAGGGCGAGTTCGAGTTTGTGGCTGCATATTGCGGCGGCTGCCATACGCTTGAAATAGTGATGCAGCAAAGGTTGGACCGGGAAAACTGGGATCGAACGTTAAACTGGATGGTCGAGACCCAAAATATGGTCCCGCTAGAGCCGGAAGATCACCAGATTTTCTTGGATTATCTCACAAAGCATTTCGGGACTTCGTCTTAAGGCGGGGCAATTTCAGGGCAGGTGAAAAATTCACGACTTTATTATAACATACGGTATACTAAAGTGAATCTATCTGTTATTGGATGAGGGGTTGTAGACCAGAGCCTTGCAAATGACTTCTGAAAATCAGGCATCTTCTGAAGCCGCACAGACGGGACAGTTGTCCTCAGTTGCGCACCATGATGATGGTCAAAATAAAAAACTTGAAGCCTTATCATCAGTTTACCCTGGATTACTGGTGGCGGGTACAATCAGTATTGCTGCGACATGGCTATCCAGTCACTATGGAACGCCCGCAATGCTACTAGCTCTTTTGCTCGGTATTGCGTTCAACTTTCTTGGTGACGACGCTCGCTGTAAGGCAGGCATCGAATTTTCTTGCCGCACACTTCTGCGCATCGGCGTTGCCTTGTTAGGCGTGAGGATCACATTTGACCAATTGCAGTCGCTCGGGGTTTTGCCCGTCGCGATGGTGGTCTCTGGGGTTCTGTTGACGATACTATTTGGGATCTTGCTGGCCCGCGCGTTCAAGTTTTCATATTCATTTGGCGTGTTGACGGGAGGCTCGGTTGCGATTTGCGGCGCTTCTGCGGCCCTCGCCATTTCTTCTGTTCTGCCGAATACCAAGCACTCAGAACAAAATACGCTTCTCGCGGTCGTGGCCGTGACGACGCTTTCAACCATCGCCATGGTTGTCTATCCCGTTATCGCGGCGTCGCTAGACCTGACGACATCCGAAGCAGGTCTGTTTCTTGGGGGGACCATTCACGATGTCGCCCAAGTGGTTGGCGCAGGGTACAGCGTTTCTGAAGGCACCGGAGATATTGCAACCTACGTGAAATTGCTTCGCGTCGCTATGCTCATGCCCGTGGTTTTTGTGATCGCCATAATCGTCGCCAACTCTGCAAAACATGTGTCCGACGCGCGCCCAGGAATCCCACTCTTTCTGGTCGGGTTCGCAATGCTGGTCGTGGTATCCAGCACCATCAATCTCCCGGAGCAGGCTATTTCAGGAATTTCATCGGTTTCGAGTTGGTGCTTAATAACCGCCATCTCGGCACTGGGCGTGAAAACATCATTTGGCAAGATTGCGACATTGGGATGGAAGCCCCTCTTCATCATCATTATGGAAACGGTTTGGATCGCGCTCTTGGTGTTGGGGTTTGTGTTAGTGCTTCACGCCCAAAATCACTGATGCGGTTGGTCGTGTGGTCTTACTGGTAAATGGCGCGCGAGAAGTGAACACATGTATAGTTCAAAAATTGGTCCCTGTGCCTAAGATTTGATCGTAGAGTGTTGTCTTTCTTTACGGAATTGATGTGCGTGGCCTCTCGCATTTAGCGAGCACCAGTTGCAAAAAGAGCCTATAAGGCGTTGATATATAATTCAAAAAGAAAAGTGGCCGAAACCTCTGAAGGAGGATTGTCGTTCATGGGCGAAGGTCAGGACTAGTTTCTAAGTGCCTGTTGACACGCTTATCGATAACTGAACAAATGTGCAGCACCAATCGGCGAACGGATCCAGCCTTGAAGGATCAGTTGGGACCTAAACGGCTTAAATTCATAGACACCCGGAGGGAGGAGTTACTCATGAAATCTGAACGGCAAAAAAGGCTATTGTTCACCGCAGGAGCATCGGCAATTGCGATGTCTTTATCTGCCTCGCCAGCAACCGCGCAGGAAGATGACAGCAATCCGCGAACTCTCGGTACTGTTCTCGTCACGACACAAAAATCGCAAGAATCCATTCAAGATGTTCCGATCGCTGTATCGGCGTTTGATGAAGAGTCTTTGGAAAAACTACAACTCGCAGCGGGTCCGGACTTGGTAAAGTCCATTCCAAACGTTTCCGCATCGAAAACCAACTTCACAGGGTTCAACTTTAAAATTCGAGGTATCGGCAACGATGCGGTCGCTCAGTCTTCAGATGCGGGTGTGGGTGTGCACCAAAATGACGTGCCCTTGACCGTAAATAGATTGTTTGAAGCAGAGTTTTTCGATGTTGAGCGTGTTGAAACGCTTCGCGGGCCGCAAGGCACTCTATATGGCCGGAACGCGACAGGCGGCGTTGTGAACGTTATTACCGCCAAGCCGGTACTCGAAGAGTTCCAAGCCAATGCGAGGCTCACCGCAGGAAACTACAATACGCTCAAAGCCAAAGGTATGGTGAACATCCCAATCGGAGATACAGCCGCCTTGCGTCTGGCTGGGTCTTGGCTGCAACGAGATGGCTATGTGGATAACGTGGTCAGCGGGAATGATATCGATGACCGTGAGCTTTTCGGAATTCGTGGCACGTTTGCCTGGGAGCCGACCGACCGATTGCGGACCTGGGTATCCGTCGAGCATTTCAAAGAGGACGATACAAGGTTAAGATCCGGAAAGCAGCTTTGCTCGAAAGACCCGTTCAAAGATTCATTCCAGGGAATTCCGATCGCTGCAGCCGATCAACTCGTGACAACACTCGGATGCGTGGAAGCGCCGCTCGACCAATCATTTGATCGCGTCAATTCGGCCGCTGGCATCAATGGTGGTTTTGCTTCCTTAGTTGGACTTCTCACAGGAGATGCATTCACGGATCCCCTCATTCGTGACCTGCGGACAATTGAAGCTGATTTCGATCCTATTTACGAGGCGGAGTCCACGCTGGTAACCGCCAATGTCCAATTCGATCTGACCGATCAGCTGACCGCAACATATCTGACCAGCTATCTTGAAGACGAAATTCTGTCGATCGAAGACTTTAACAAGTCAACGCCGAACGTCGCGTTTAATGATCTTTCCGCAATTCCAGCTGGGGTCGATCCTCTTGTCGACATTTATAATGCTCTATTCCCAGGCGGTGTCGTAAACGATCCGCAATTGGGGGCCTCCAATCTTTTCCGCACATATGACCTATCTGGTCACACTGCAGAGCAAATGACGCATGAATTGCGATTGCAATCGGAGTTCTCTGGTCCATTCAATTTTAACGTAGGCGCGATCTATGTGGATTTTGAAATTGGGGATGCGCAGAATCCAAACGACGGATACTCAGCGTTCTCAAATGCGCTAACCGCTGTGACACAGCTGCACAATGCATTAGTTGGCGCCAGCATTCCTGGTGGGTTTCTGGGGTTTGATGCGACCGTTCCAGTTGATACCGCAGGAAATGGGGCATCGCTGTTTGAAGGAGCCGTGACGGGGCTTGGCGGAAATTATTTTCGGACAATTTCTCCATACCGATTGGAGTCTTTCGCTCTGTTTGGTGAATCATACATCGATCTTTCCGACGATTTGCAGCTGACCGTTGGCTTGCGATATACCGATGACAAGAAAGAACAAGACATTGTTCCGACTTACCTATTTACACCTGAGATCGCGTATGCAGGCCCGCCACAGAATGGTGATCCTCGCAACCCAATTGGCGTTCAAGAAGCACAGTTTGAAGAAGTAACGGGTCGGATCGGTTTGGATTGGTCACCGGATCTGTCCTGGTCAGACGATACGCTTTTGTACGGTTTTTACTCCCGCGGCTATAAAGGCGGCGGCATCAATCCACCCCAACCAGCAGGGGCAGAACTGTTCCCGGCTACATTCGAACCTGAGTTCATTGATGCGTTCGAGGTTGGGACTAAGAATACGTTCTCTGATGGCTCGCTTCAGCTAAATGCGAACGCGTTTCTTTATGACTATCAGGGGTACCAAATTACCCAGATCGTTAATCGGACCTCGGTTAACTTCAA
This DNA window, taken from Hyphomonas sp. Mor2, encodes the following:
- a CDS encoding TonB-dependent receptor — protein: MKSERQKRLLFTAGASAIAMSLSASPATAQEDDSNPRTLGTVLVTTQKSQESIQDVPIAVSAFDEESLEKLQLAAGPDLVKSIPNVSASKTNFTGFNFKIRGIGNDAVAQSSDAGVGVHQNDVPLTVNRLFEAEFFDVERVETLRGPQGTLYGRNATGGVVNVITAKPVLEEFQANARLTAGNYNTLKAKGMVNIPIGDTAALRLAGSWLQRDGYVDNVVSGNDIDDRELFGIRGTFAWEPTDRLRTWVSVEHFKEDDTRLRSGKQLCSKDPFKDSFQGIPIAAADQLVTTLGCVEAPLDQSFDRVNSAAGINGGFASLVGLLTGDAFTDPLIRDLRTIEADFDPIYEAESTLVTANVQFDLTDQLTATYLTSYLEDEILSIEDFNKSTPNVAFNDLSAIPAGVDPLVDIYNALFPGGVVNDPQLGASNLFRTYDLSGHTAEQMTHELRLQSEFSGPFNFNVGAIYVDFEIGDAQNPNDGYSAFSNALTAVTQLHNALVGASIPGGFLGFDATVPVDTAGNGASLFEGAVTGLGGNYFRTISPYRLESFALFGESYIDLSDDLQLTVGLRYTDDKKEQDIVPTYLFTPEIAYAGPPQNGDPRNPIGVQEAQFEEVTGRIGLDWSPDLSWSDDTLLYGFYSRGYKGGGINPPQPAGAELFPATFEPEFIDAFEVGTKNTFSDGSLQLNANAFLYDYQGYQITQIVNRTSVNFNVDAELKGLELETVWNPASTLLLSANLGLLDTEVKDTFGIDVLDRTAGNSDFVVIKNALTYANCVVSAQAYGTVLAAIQGGLLPEGATQGICLGSFAGQEALFGLPTGSLTPRASDAAEVISGNEDPLTYGVGNGFAQDLSGNAIPNAPETTLSIGAEYTWQGLFGGAWELTTRGDYYYQADSFSRVWNSQRDRLDSWDNINVAVVLANIDDDLTIEFFGKNITDEEVITGTFLADDSQGLFSNIFLTEPRTYGVTVSKRW